The window CATCTGCTTTTACAACAATAGCAGTTCCGCCTTGTGTTTCAATCGTGTTTAAAGTGGCGTTGGCTTCCTCTTGACTATTGGAATGGTTTACAATTATTTTTGCTCCGTTTTTAGCCAAAAGCGTAGCTATTTCTCTACCAATTCCTTTAGAAGAACCAGTTACTATAATTACTTTATTTTCTAGTTTCATGTGTGTATGGTTTGAGTTTTACTTATTTTAAAGCAATTAGTTGATCGGCAATCTCGGTTAAATTGGATGCAACTATTTCTGGTTTTTCTGCTAAAGGATACATTTGTGCTCCTGGTCTGCTAACAAAAGCACCTCTCCAATTTGCCCAAAGCGCACCTGTAATATCCCAACCATGAGCTGCAACTAATAAACATTCGTTGGATGAAACTCCCATCTTTCTGGCAGCCCAATCGTAAGCATCAGTATGAGGTTTGAATTTCCCTATATCTTCGATACTTAAACGTGCATCAAAAAACTCGATTAATCCGGCATTTTCAAATTGGGTTTGCACGCCTTTGTTAGAAGAGTTAGTAAAAGATACTAGTTTATATCCAGCGTCTCTTAATTTTTGAAGCGCAGCTTTTACTTCTGGATGTGCAGGTAAAGATCTAATAGGACCTAAAATAGCTTCTCTTGCATCTGTTTCAGATATGGTGATTCCGTAGTTAGAAGCTACCATTTGTAATGCAGCTGCACCTATAATTCCGAAATCGTTATATTTTCTTCCTACTGTAGTAACTAACGAATATTGTAACATGGTTGTAAACCATAATGGTAATAAATCACTTCTGTTTCCTAGCGCTTTACCAACACTTTCTTTCATTGCGGTAAGATCTAGTAATGTTTCATTTACGTCAAAAAATAATACTTTTGGTCTAGTGTTCATATTTTCTGTTTTAGTGGGTTGTTCTAAGGAAGAGCTAAATGCTAAATGAGGCGCGGTCAAACCTATCATTGCTGTTTTCTTAATAAAATCTCTTCTGTTGTTTCTTTCTTTTGTCATGTGTTATTATTTATAAACATACCAAGTAGTATGTTTTAGCTTAAAAAAAAACTAAGCTTTAAGTTGTTTTAAGTATAGCGAAAGGCCTGCAATATATTCCTCTAGAATGTCATCATTATCATATAGTTTTCTAATACCTCGAATGCCTTCAAAAGCACTAATAAGATATACAGCAACTGCTTTACTAGAAATGTTTTTGTTTATTGTGTTTTCGCTTTTTCCTCTTTCTATTAAAAGGGTTAAAGCTGCCTTCCAATCTTCAATAATATTTCGCAATGCTATTTGATAGGCAATTTCAAGATCGCCAATCTCGTTAATAAAGTTATTCATTGGGCAACCATGTTGCTTATCGTATATAGGAAAAGATTTTAAGCGTTCTAAAAAAGTGGCTTCTAAAATTTCTAAGGTATTGCCTGATTTGTATAATGGAAGAATCATTCCTTCACAAACTCTTTTTTCCAGTTTTAAGCTAATTACAGCAAGGCCTAATTCCTTTTTGTTTTTGTAATGATGATAAAATGCACCTTTAGTGAGTTTAGTAGCCTTCATTATTTTATCTACACTCGTCGTTTTAAAACCATTTTCATAAAACAGTTTAAACGATTCGTTTAGAATGGTTTGTTTCGTGATTTCTGATTTTAAATCTTGTTGCATGCTACAAAGATATGTGAAAAAATACTAGTTGGTATGTTTTTATTTAACAATAATGGAGCTAATGTTGATAACATCGAGCTCCATTTTTTACTTTTCGTTTACAGAAACCTCCAGATTTTGTTCTTGCACCACAGGTGGAACTTGTAGTTTGATTTGTGGTATTATAGGAATTACTATTTTGACTTGTATGTTGATAGCAATAACCGTTAGCCAAACTTGTTTTATGTTTACACCTAGTGCCTTTTTTAGTTTTTCCTTTGCATTGCACTGTTTTAGATGTCCCAACCGCTTTATTGGTATTCGAGAAACTATTTGTGATATTTGTTTGAATAGGTGGTTTGCAAATTTTGCAAGGAGTTAAACCATATTTAGATATATCTATATCTGAAAGTTTCTTAGAAACATTTTCGACCATTCTGCAACTGCTTAAATGATACTTTTTACCAGATGGTGTTTTGTAAAGTGCTTGCGCGTTGATTTTGGTAAAAACCATAAATAGAATTAACACAATTATACTGTGTTTTAATTTACAGTTTGTAGTAATCATTATTTGCGTAAATAAGTCAAAAATGAAAAATCAAATTTATGATTTTCATCTTTTTGATGGTATTTATCGTTGGTTTTTTTCCAGATAGAAGTATCTATTTTTGGAAAAAAGGTATCTGCTTCAAACTCTTCATGCACACGAGTAATTTCAATCTTATCTGCTAAAGGCATGGCTTGTTTATAAATTTCGCCACCACCAATAATAAAAGGTTGTATATCGTTTTTAGCAATTGCAATCGCTTTTTCTAGAGAATTTACCACAATTACTCCTTCAGGAACTTGGTAGTTTTCTTGTCTCGAAATAACCACATGTGTTCTGTTTGGTAATGGTTTTGGGAAACTTTCAAATGTTTTTCTTCCCATGATGATATGATGACCAGAGGTTAATGCTTTAAAGCGTACTAAATCATCACGTAAATGCCAGATAAGTTTATTGTCTTTACCAATAGCATCGTTTTCTCCAGCAGCAACAATAATGGTTAAGGTTTGTTTTTTTGCAGAAACTTCTTCGTTGTACACTTCTGTTTTTGCAATATGAGGCGCCTCCTTTTTTAGATTCGTTTTTAACTTTTCAATTCTAGCTTGTTGCTTTGCGACTAGTTTTTCTAGTTGTTTTTGCTCCCAATCTTTTCCCATAAAGGTTTGAAACAAAAACACATTTAAAAAATGCCAGAATAATAGCACAAACCAAATAGCAATTATTACTACCGACCAAGGAAGTGTTGCTATGGTAAACTCATCTGCTAATTGTAATCCAACATTAAAAGTATATAGTATTAAACCAAAAATTGCAAATACGATAGCATGAGAATAAAAACGTTTTTTCTGTTTTATTCTACGTTGTGCATTTTGTATAAGTTGTAATTGCTCTTGGTCTATTTGTGGTTTATTTTTCTTTTTACCGAACATATTTAATAGGTTTCTTATGTAAAGTTACTGAATTCCTTTTTGTCTTTCACTAAAACGATATAGTTTGGTTTTCAGTGTTTTATGTTGTTTTTGTAATTATTGTATTCTTTATTTATGAATCTGTTTTATAGTGAATCAATACTTTTACTATGGGATTTATAATAATAAAATAATAATTCAAAATTAGGTATTTATTTTTTTGATACCTCTAACTTTCTTATTTAATTTGAACTAGCTTAAATCAATAATATTATGGCAATTAAGAAACAATTTTTAAAAAGTAAGCCAGTTTGTAAAGTAACATTTACAGTTCCTGCTAAAGAAGCAAAAGAAGTTTTAGTAGTAGGGAATTGGAACAATTGGGATGCAAAAGCAGAACCTTTACAAAAATTAAAAAACGGAACATTTAAAGGAACAGTTAACTTAGAAAGTGGCAATTCTTACGAATTTAAATATGTTGTTGACGGGCAATGGCAAAACGAGGAACAAGCAGATGCTTTTGTTTGGAATGAGTTTGCAGCTTCAGACAATAGTGTGATAAA is drawn from Lacinutrix sp. WUR7 and contains these coding sequences:
- a CDS encoding dihydrofolate reductase, with protein sequence MFGKKKNKPQIDQEQLQLIQNAQRRIKQKKRFYSHAIVFAIFGLILYTFNVGLQLADEFTIATLPWSVVIIAIWFVLLFWHFLNVFLFQTFMGKDWEQKQLEKLVAKQQARIEKLKTNLKKEAPHIAKTEVYNEEVSAKKQTLTIIVAAGENDAIGKDNKLIWHLRDDLVRFKALTSGHHIIMGRKTFESFPKPLPNRTHVVISRQENYQVPEGVIVVNSLEKAIAIAKNDIQPFIIGGGEIYKQAMPLADKIEITRVHEEFEADTFFPKIDTSIWKKTNDKYHQKDENHKFDFSFLTYLRK
- a CDS encoding haloacid dehalogenase type II, with the translated sequence MTKERNNRRDFIKKTAMIGLTAPHLAFSSSLEQPTKTENMNTRPKVLFFDVNETLLDLTAMKESVGKALGNRSDLLPLWFTTMLQYSLVTTVGRKYNDFGIIGAAALQMVASNYGITISETDAREAILGPIRSLPAHPEVKAALQKLRDAGYKLVSFTNSSNKGVQTQFENAGLIEFFDARLSIEDIGKFKPHTDAYDWAARKMGVSSNECLLVAAHGWDITGALWANWRGAFVSRPGAQMYPLAEKPEIVASNLTEIADQLIALK
- a CDS encoding isoamylase early set domain-containing protein; the encoded protein is MAIKKQFLKSKPVCKVTFTVPAKEAKEVLVVGNWNNWDAKAEPLQKLKNGTFKGTVNLESGNSYEFKYVVDGQWQNEEQADAFVWNEFAASDNSVINL
- a CDS encoding DUF5763 domain-containing protein yields the protein MITTNCKLKHSIIVLILFMVFTKINAQALYKTPSGKKYHLSSCRMVENVSKKLSDIDISKYGLTPCKICKPPIQTNITNSFSNTNKAVGTSKTVQCKGKTKKGTRCKHKTSLANGYCYQHTSQNSNSYNTTNQTTSSTCGARTKSGGFCKRKVKNGARCYQH
- a CDS encoding TetR/AcrR family transcriptional regulator is translated as MQQDLKSEITKQTILNESFKLFYENGFKTTSVDKIMKATKLTKGAFYHHYKNKKELGLAVISLKLEKRVCEGMILPLYKSGNTLEILEATFLERLKSFPIYDKQHGCPMNNFINEIGDLEIAYQIALRNIIEDWKAALTLLIERGKSENTINKNISSKAVAVYLISAFEGIRGIRKLYDNDDILEEYIAGLSLYLKQLKA